The Nocardioides salarius genome includes a region encoding these proteins:
- a CDS encoding ABC transporter permease has product MSRYGTIASLVTCIAVFSLLRPEVFATSQNFFNVLNQVAILGIIALGLTVALVQGLFDLSLAGMATLGGFLACKWLAEGTLSSPILAVLIVLALALAIGAFNGVVVAYGGVSAFIVTLAMGSILTGVTLGVSDSQTVLSGIPDGFLIMGQGEVGPIPTPVVILAVVAVVLYVLLEQTQIGRHMYAIGGNAETSRLSGIPVRRYALIALGISAACAALGGMVVAANLGVGRPQGVGDTYLLDSFAAAFIGASTLRPGRFHILGTVVGVLLIGVINNGLSIMGVETFWQYAVRGIILLLAVFAASFLVMRRR; this is encoded by the coding sequence GTGCATCGCCGTCTTCAGCCTGTTGCGGCCCGAGGTCTTCGCGACCAGCCAGAACTTCTTCAACGTGCTCAACCAGGTGGCCATCCTCGGCATCATTGCCCTCGGACTGACGGTGGCGCTGGTCCAGGGTCTCTTCGACCTCAGTCTCGCCGGCATGGCCACGCTCGGTGGCTTCCTGGCCTGCAAGTGGTTGGCGGAGGGCACGCTCAGCAGCCCGATCCTCGCCGTCCTCATCGTGCTGGCGCTGGCGTTGGCGATCGGGGCCTTCAACGGAGTGGTGGTGGCGTACGGAGGCGTGTCCGCCTTCATCGTCACCCTGGCGATGGGTTCCATCCTCACCGGCGTCACTCTCGGGGTCTCGGACTCCCAGACGGTCCTCTCAGGCATCCCCGACGGGTTCCTCATCATGGGGCAGGGGGAGGTCGGCCCCATCCCGACGCCGGTCGTGATCCTCGCCGTCGTCGCTGTCGTGCTCTACGTCCTGCTCGAGCAGACCCAGATCGGTCGCCACATGTACGCCATCGGGGGCAATGCGGAGACGTCGCGGCTGTCCGGCATCCCGGTCAGGCGCTACGCCTTGATCGCGCTGGGGATCTCGGCGGCGTGCGCTGCCCTCGGCGGCATGGTCGTGGCCGCCAACCTGGGTGTCGGCCGGCCCCAGGGCGTCGGTGACACCTACCTGCTCGACTCGTTCGCGGCGGCGTTCATCGGAGCCTCTACCTTGCGCCCGGGCAGGTTCCACATCCTCGGCACGGTGGTGGGGGTGCTGCTGATCGGGGTCATCAACAACGGCCTGTCGATCATGGGTGTCGAGACGTTCTGGCAGTACGCGGTGCGCGGCATCATCCTGTTGCTGGCCGTGTTCGCCGCGAGCTTCCTCGTGATGAGGCGGCGATGA
- a CDS encoding SDR family NAD(P)-dependent oxidoreductase, which produces MSEAGGPDHRVVVVTGGARAGGMGRAIAESFLRLGDAVVLSDVGAPLASHPDYEVAPPDHLSQAAAELDALGPVLPVACDVTDEEQVEALFDAAVAEHGRVDVLVNCAGLAIGLTPVTELTLRDWQVNIDVMATGAFLCAREAARRMVPRGAGRIITIASQAGKTGMPLLAAYSASKFAVIGLTQSMAAELGEHGVTVNAICPGTIDTPLLAVQGGVYQTFSGAAGRSEDEYRRRLARQIPARRFGVPGDVAAAAVYLASEGASFVTGEALNVTGGQEMH; this is translated from the coding sequence ATGAGCGAGGCGGGCGGACCAGACCATCGCGTCGTCGTCGTCACCGGAGGCGCTCGAGCAGGAGGCATGGGCCGCGCGATCGCGGAGTCCTTCCTGCGCCTGGGTGACGCCGTCGTCCTCTCGGACGTCGGGGCACCCCTCGCGAGCCATCCCGACTACGAGGTGGCGCCGCCGGACCACCTCTCGCAGGCCGCGGCCGAGCTCGACGCGCTGGGGCCGGTCCTGCCGGTCGCCTGCGACGTGACCGACGAGGAGCAGGTCGAGGCGCTGTTCGACGCCGCGGTCGCAGAGCACGGGCGGGTGGACGTGCTGGTGAACTGCGCAGGCCTGGCGATCGGGCTGACGCCGGTGACGGAGCTGACCCTGCGCGACTGGCAGGTCAACATCGACGTGATGGCCACCGGCGCGTTCCTCTGTGCCCGCGAGGCGGCACGTCGGATGGTGCCCAGGGGCGCGGGTCGCATCATCACGATCGCCTCGCAGGCCGGCAAGACCGGGATGCCGCTCCTAGCTGCCTACTCCGCGTCCAAGTTCGCGGTCATCGGTCTCACCCAGAGCATGGCGGCTGAGCTCGGCGAGCACGGCGTCACCGTCAACGCGATCTGTCCCGGCACCATCGACACACCGCTGCTGGCCGTGCAGGGCGGCGTCTACCAGACGTTCTCGGGGGCCGCGGGCCGCTCGGAGGACGAGTACCGGCGCCGGTTGGCTCGCCAGATCCCGGCACGTCGGTTCGGTGTGCCCGGTGACGTCGCTGCGGCAGCGGTCTACCTGGCATCCGAGGGCGCGTCCTTCGTCACCGGTGAGGCGTTGAACGTGACCGGTGGGCAGGAGATGCACTGA
- a CDS encoding zinc-dependent alcohol dehydrogenase, producing MGTTTPGLVFHGPHDVRVEELVQPPLGRCDVLLDVEACGVCGSDLASYAHGHYIEPGQVMGHELSATVAALGDALEGLRVGERVAVRPMRSCGTCDYCAEGDTHLCGATAGRSLGYGVQGAFARQLLVPDVVVGRDLLPVPDHVDPFDLLWAEPLAVALHAVRLVGPASKRRLLVTGAGAVGLAVTSAAIALGLEVEVVEPLAERRAAARDVGASAWAPGELAETATFDALVDASGVPAAVTAVLSLLSPTAPVVLVGLNDAAVPWPVGAHRVSGSFAYVDSDFADAVDLISTGRVSLGAMVTHRYALEDADRALGAPHPDDHVVKAAIVPRA from the coding sequence ATGGGAACCACCACGCCGGGCCTGGTCTTCCACGGCCCCCACGACGTACGCGTCGAAGAGCTCGTGCAGCCGCCCCTGGGCCGCTGCGACGTGCTCCTCGACGTGGAGGCATGCGGAGTATGCGGGTCCGACCTGGCGTCGTACGCGCACGGTCACTACATCGAGCCCGGGCAGGTGATGGGACACGAGCTGTCCGCGACCGTGGCGGCGCTGGGCGACGCGCTCGAGGGCCTGCGGGTGGGTGAGCGGGTAGCCGTGCGTCCGATGCGCTCGTGCGGGACCTGCGACTACTGCGCCGAGGGAGACACGCACCTGTGCGGCGCCACGGCCGGGCGATCGCTCGGCTACGGCGTGCAGGGAGCCTTCGCGCGGCAGCTCCTCGTCCCAGACGTCGTGGTCGGTCGAGACCTGTTGCCGGTGCCCGACCACGTCGACCCCTTCGACCTGCTCTGGGCCGAGCCCCTGGCCGTCGCCCTGCACGCCGTGCGCCTCGTCGGTCCCGCGTCGAAGCGGCGCCTGCTGGTGACCGGCGCCGGTGCCGTCGGACTGGCGGTGACAAGCGCCGCCATCGCCCTCGGTCTCGAGGTCGAGGTGGTCGAGCCCCTGGCCGAGCGACGCGCGGCAGCTCGGGACGTGGGCGCCAGTGCCTGGGCACCGGGCGAGCTCGCCGAGACAGCCACGTTCGACGCCCTCGTGGACGCGTCGGGGGTGCCCGCCGCGGTGACCGCGGTGCTGTCCCTGCTGTCCCCGACCGCGCCGGTGGTGCTGGTCGGCCTCAACGACGCCGCCGTGCCCTGGCCTGTCGGCGCGCACCGTGTCAGCGGTTCGTTCGCCTACGTGGACTCGGACTTCGCAGATGCCGTCGACCTGATCAGCACCGGGCGGGTGTCTCTCGGCGCCATGGTCACCCATCGATACGCCCTCGAAGATGCGGACCGGGCCCTCGGAGCGCCTCACCCCGACGACCACGTCGTCAAGGCCGCGATCGTGCCTCGGGCCTGA
- a CDS encoding SDR family NAD(P)-dependent oxidoreductase yields the protein MNAPSVPSSVTFDLAGSRVWVTGASRGLGRAMALGFAAAGAQVALTARSADGIKEVAVEIEAMGGEPLVLVGSVSDSEAVSRSAAIIREEWGGLDVLVNCAGISPTFKRAELLEDEEWRHVLDINVTGTFLCAREAGKLMLDSGGGAVVNISSIHGQVGMERMLAYSASKGAVDSITRTLALEWAERGVRVNTISPGYFETDMTEALRGHQKWRGHLLSKIPMGRFGVPEEIVSAALFLASDASGFMTGSNLVVDGGWTAA from the coding sequence ATGAATGCACCTTCCGTCCCCAGCTCAGTCACCTTCGACCTCGCCGGGTCCCGCGTGTGGGTCACGGGCGCCAGTCGTGGCCTGGGTCGGGCGATGGCCCTCGGGTTCGCCGCCGCAGGCGCCCAGGTCGCGTTGACCGCCCGCTCGGCTGACGGGATCAAGGAGGTGGCCGTGGAGATCGAGGCGATGGGTGGTGAGCCCCTCGTCCTGGTCGGCTCGGTCTCCGACAGCGAGGCCGTGTCGCGTTCCGCCGCGATCATCCGCGAGGAGTGGGGCGGCCTGGACGTCCTGGTCAACTGCGCCGGCATCAGTCCGACGTTCAAGCGCGCCGAGCTCCTCGAGGACGAGGAGTGGCGTCACGTGCTGGACATCAACGTCACAGGCACGTTCCTCTGCGCACGCGAGGCCGGCAAGCTGATGCTGGACAGCGGCGGGGGAGCCGTCGTGAACATCTCCAGCATCCACGGGCAGGTCGGCATGGAGCGGATGTTGGCCTACTCCGCGAGCAAGGGCGCCGTCGACTCCATCACCCGCACGCTCGCCCTCGAGTGGGCTGAGCGGGGCGTGCGCGTCAACACCATCTCGCCCGGTTACTTCGAGACCGACATGACAGAGGCCCTGCGCGGCCACCAGAAGTGGCGCGGTCACCTGCTCTCGAAGATCCCCATGGGCCGGTTCGGTGTCCCGGAGGAGATCGTGTCCGCGGCGCTCTTCCTGGCGTCGGACGCCTCGGGGTTCATGACCGGGTCGAACTTGGTCGTCGACGGCGGCTGGACCGCGGCATGA